One Rhododendron vialii isolate Sample 1 chromosome 2a, ASM3025357v1 genomic region harbors:
- the LOC131314131 gene encoding acyl-CoA--sterol O-acyltransferase 1-like, producing MEGEIRNFIAVWITALLSLCYCHTISKFIPRGATRFCTILPIILLFLYLPLHLTTIHLGSTTAFFITWLANFKLLLFAFGKGPLSSNPPLSLPYFLLFSCLPIKVQHHQAPPNSPKPQVIQNQKYPSPQTSQNSHKSPANYGTKIVLLAMLIQAYRYKESIHPKVIMVLYGLHIYINLELLLVIVAAAVRTSAQLELEPQFDEPYLATSLQDFWGKRWNLMVSSILHPTVYVPVRSISARVIGRKWAPLPATIAAFFVSGLMHELIFYYAGRLRPTLEVTCFFLIHGVCLAAEIAVKRALNGKFRLPRVVAGPAVIGFVVVTGVWLFIPAFLRFEADVMVKRETAAYVEFAKEVVRVANVRFRSFNVVSA from the coding sequence atgGAAGGGGAGATCAGAAACTTCATAGCAGTCTGGATCACAGCCTTGCTATCTCTTTGCTACTGCCACACCATATCCAAGTTCATCCCCAGAGGTGCAACCAGATTCTGCACCATCCTCCCAAtcatcctcctcttcctctaccTTCCACTCCACCTCACCACCATCCACCTTGGTTCCACCACAGCTTTCTTCATAACATGGCTTGCCAATTTCAAACTCCTCCTCTTTGCCTTTGGCAAGGGCCCTCTCTCTTCCAACCCACCCCTTTCACTGCCCTACTTCCTCCTTTTCTCTTGCCTGCCCATCAAGGTACAACACCACCAAGCACCACCAAATTCTCCAAAACCACAAGTtatacaaaaccaaaaataccCATCTCCCCAAACTTCCCAAAATTCCCATAAATCACCCGCAAACTATGGTACCAAAATTGTACTCTTAGCTATGCTCATACAAGCCTACAGATATAAAGAATCTATTCACCCTAAGGTAATTATGGTCCTTTATGGCCTCCACATTTACATCAACCTGGAATTGTTGCTGGTCATTGTGGCGGCTGCGGTCCGAACTTCGgctcagctcgagctcgagccgcAGTTCGACGAGCCCTACCTTGCTACTTCCCTCCAAGACTTCTGGGGCAAGAGATGGAACCTCATGGTGTCCAGTATCCTGCACCCGACCGTATACGTTCCCGTCCGGTCTATTTCCGCCCGTGTGATCGGGCGCAAGTGGGCCCCACTCCCCGCAACCATAGCCGCGTTCTTTGTGTCCGGCCTGATGCATGAGTTGATCTTTTACTACGCGGGGCGACTGAGACCCACGTTGGAGGTCACGTGCTTCTTTCTCATCCATGGGGTCTGTTTGGCTGCAGAAATCGCTGTGAAAAGGGCGTTAAATGGAAAATTCAGGCTGCCCCGGGTTGTCGCTGGACCGGCGGTGATCGGGTTCGTGGTGGTTACCGGTGTGTGGCTGTTTATTCCTGCGTTTCTACGGTTCGAGGCCGATGTTATGGTCAAGAGAGAGACGGCTGCTTATGTTGAGTTCGCCAAGGAAGTAGTTAGAGTCGCCAACGTGAGATTTAGATCTTTCAATGTAGTAAGTGCATAG